A window of the Synechococcus sp. M16.1 genome harbors these coding sequences:
- the dnaN gene encoding DNA polymerase III subunit beta: MKVVCSQSELNSALQLVSRAVATRPTHPVLANVLLTADAGSNRLSLTGFDLSLGIQTSLAASVETSGAITLPARLLGEIVSRLSSDSPVTLAVDDSGEQVQLTSLSGSYQMRGMSADDYPDLPMVESGMTLKLQPERLVQALKGTLFASSADEAKQLLTGVHLKFNQRALEAAATDGHRLAVLNVEDALQDAAVTDAVDDEGFAVTLPSRSLREVERLMASWRSDEPVSLFCDRGQVVFLAADQMVTSRTLEGTYPNYGQLIPDGFTRTFGMDRRALIAALERIAVLADQHNNVVKFSSQPEDGVVQISADAQDVGSGSESLSSNLEGDAMQIAFNVRYLLDGLKAMGSDRIVLHCNAPTTPAVLRSEEASEAFTYLVMPVQIRS, from the coding sequence ATGAAGGTGGTCTGTTCACAGTCCGAACTGAATAGCGCTCTGCAATTGGTGAGCCGTGCAGTCGCCACACGCCCCACGCACCCGGTTTTGGCCAATGTGTTGCTCACCGCCGATGCCGGCAGCAACCGCCTCAGCCTGACCGGTTTTGATCTGAGCCTGGGAATTCAGACCTCCCTCGCAGCCAGTGTGGAAACCAGCGGTGCCATCACACTGCCGGCCCGGCTGCTGGGAGAGATCGTGTCCCGCTTGTCCAGCGATTCTCCAGTCACCCTCGCCGTAGACGATTCCGGTGAGCAGGTTCAGCTCACCAGCCTCAGCGGCAGCTATCAGATGCGCGGCATGAGCGCTGACGACTACCCCGATCTTCCGATGGTGGAGAGCGGCATGACGCTCAAGCTGCAACCTGAAAGGTTGGTGCAGGCGCTCAAAGGCACCCTGTTTGCCAGCAGTGCTGATGAAGCGAAGCAACTGCTCACCGGCGTGCATCTCAAGTTCAACCAGCGAGCTCTGGAAGCGGCTGCCACCGATGGTCACCGCCTTGCCGTGCTCAATGTTGAAGATGCCCTGCAGGATGCGGCCGTGACCGATGCGGTGGACGACGAGGGGTTCGCCGTGACGCTTCCATCGCGCTCACTGCGGGAGGTGGAGAGGCTGATGGCGTCCTGGCGGTCCGATGAACCGGTCAGTTTGTTCTGTGATCGAGGCCAGGTGGTGTTTCTTGCGGCCGATCAAATGGTCACCAGCCGCACCTTGGAAGGCACCTATCCCAATTACGGCCAGCTGATCCCCGATGGTTTCACCCGCACCTTTGGAATGGACCGTCGCGCCCTGATCGCTGCTTTGGAGCGGATTGCTGTTCTCGCTGATCAACACAACAACGTTGTGAAATTCAGCAGTCAGCCTGAGGACGGTGTTGTCCAGATCAGTGCCGATGCGCAGGATGTGGGCAGTGGCTCTGAATCGCTTTCCTCCAACTTGGAGGGTGACGCCATGCAGATCGCCTTCAATGTTCGCTATCTGCTGGATGGCCTGAAAGCCATGGGCTCTGATCGGATTGTTCTGCACTGCAACGCGCCCACCACGCCGGCTGTGCTCCGTTCCGAGGAAGCGTCCGAAGCCTTCACCTATCTGGTGATGCCTGTTCAGATTCGTTCCTGA
- a CDS encoding RNA methyltransferase, with protein sequence MSLPDQLLLSDLLSHTVRCDLGLDHGPGVMAWMHPPVHRLLGWVSRPSALRMSRDVWRLNQCCGLSDQQVFVRGEPAVTDQVTLERLPTLMDAALLDRDGERIGSVVDLDFRPADGAILHYLIARSDPRLPGSSRWRLAPDRILDQQPGQIQTGLMGLDDLPMARASVRHDLLQRTQHWRDQLRSMGDRASDRLEGWLDDSPIDELRSESVRFRSDDEDEPREVSGPEVWDDESWDEPPSRHRRDDEDPWV encoded by the coding sequence GTGTCGCTACCGGATCAGCTGCTTCTCAGTGATCTTCTGAGTCATACGGTTCGTTGTGATCTGGGTCTGGATCACGGGCCTGGGGTCATGGCCTGGATGCATCCGCCGGTGCATCGTCTTCTGGGCTGGGTCAGCCGTCCATCAGCCCTGCGCATGTCACGGGATGTCTGGCGTTTGAACCAGTGTTGTGGTTTGAGCGATCAACAGGTGTTTGTCCGTGGCGAGCCGGCGGTCACCGATCAGGTGACCCTGGAGCGCTTGCCCACGCTGATGGATGCAGCCTTGCTGGATCGTGACGGTGAGCGGATCGGCAGCGTTGTGGACCTTGATTTTCGACCTGCCGATGGCGCGATTCTTCACTACCTGATCGCCCGCAGCGACCCGCGGTTGCCGGGGAGTTCCCGATGGCGTTTGGCTCCCGATCGCATCCTTGATCAACAACCGGGTCAGATCCAAACCGGGCTGATGGGATTGGACGATCTGCCCATGGCCCGCGCCAGCGTTCGGCACGATCTGCTCCAACGCACCCAACACTGGCGGGACCAGTTGCGTTCCATGGGTGATCGGGCCAGCGATCGCCTGGAGGGTTGGTTGGACGACTCGCCCATCGATGAGCTGCGATCGGAAAGCGTGCGCTTCAGATCCGACGACGAGGACGAACCAAGAGAGGTGTCTGGACCTGAAGTCTGGGACGACGAAAGCTGGGATGAGCCCCCCTCTCGCCACCGTCGCGACGACGAAGATCCCTGGGTCTGA
- the purL gene encoding phosphoribosylformylglycinamidine synthase subunit PurL, which translates to MVSSPAYDIAAALKQEGLKPSDWDEICRRLGREPNRAELGMFGVMWSEHCCYRNSRPLLSGFPTEGPRILVGPGENAGVVDLGGGHRLAFKIESHNHPSAVEPFQGAATGVGGILRDIFTMGARPIALLNALRFGPLEDPANVGLMEGVVAGIAHYGNCVGVPTVGGEVAFDPSYSGNPLVNAMALGLMETEEIVKSGAIGVGNPVVYVGSTTGRDGMGGASFASAELSADSLDDRPAVQVGDPFLEKGLIEACLDAFASGDVVAAQDMGAAGLTCSCSEMAAKGGLGVELDLDRVPARETGMTAYEFLLSESQERMLFVVKAGREDALMQRFRRWGLQAAVVGKVLQEPIVRVLHHGAVAAEVPATALADDTPIEKHALLQEPPADLQALWSWTEQELPELSDAAAALLQLLDDPTIASKQWVHRQYDQQVLANTVVSSGAADAAVVRLRPQQGDGSMAGSNRGVAATVDCPNRWVALDPERGAQAAVAEAARNLSCVGAEPLAVTDNLNFPSPETPKGFWQLAMACRGISDACRALNTPVTGGNVSLYNETKQDDGTMQPIHPTPVIGMVGGVDDISRVTGLAWQQPGDAIFLIGVPPEDGADPSLGLAGSAYQQQTLGSLAGRPPKPDLALEAAVGHLVREAIAQGLLASAHDCSDGGLAVALAESCIASDLGISVTLSTGSARLERVLFAEGGSRVIVSVNAASLPAWEQLIGSKPALCVTQLGSVTAEPRLVIRSESAVQLDLEVQRCAAVFRDALPRRMHSE; encoded by the coding sequence GTGGTTTCCTCCCCTGCGTACGACATAGCTGCAGCCCTGAAGCAGGAAGGGCTCAAGCCCAGTGACTGGGATGAGATCTGTCGGCGTCTCGGCCGCGAGCCGAATCGAGCCGAACTGGGCATGTTCGGTGTGATGTGGTCCGAACACTGCTGTTATCGCAATTCCCGGCCTTTGCTGAGTGGCTTCCCCACGGAGGGACCACGCATCCTTGTGGGACCCGGCGAAAACGCTGGTGTGGTGGATCTCGGTGGGGGCCATCGGTTGGCCTTCAAGATCGAAAGCCATAACCACCCCTCCGCCGTCGAACCCTTTCAGGGGGCAGCCACAGGGGTGGGCGGCATCCTGCGTGACATCTTCACGATGGGGGCCCGTCCGATCGCGCTGCTGAACGCTCTGCGCTTCGGCCCTCTTGAGGATCCCGCCAACGTTGGCTTGATGGAAGGCGTTGTGGCCGGCATTGCCCATTACGGCAACTGCGTTGGTGTCCCGACGGTGGGTGGCGAGGTGGCTTTTGATCCCTCCTATTCCGGCAATCCGTTAGTAAATGCCATGGCCCTTGGCCTGATGGAGACCGAGGAGATCGTCAAATCCGGTGCGATCGGCGTCGGCAATCCTGTGGTGTACGTGGGCAGCACCACCGGTCGGGACGGCATGGGGGGAGCCAGCTTTGCCAGTGCTGAGCTCAGTGCCGATTCCCTCGATGATCGCCCCGCCGTTCAGGTGGGTGATCCGTTTCTGGAGAAAGGGCTGATCGAAGCCTGCCTTGATGCCTTCGCCAGTGGTGATGTGGTGGCTGCTCAGGACATGGGCGCCGCTGGTCTCACCTGCAGCTGTTCGGAAATGGCTGCCAAAGGGGGCCTGGGGGTGGAACTGGATCTCGACCGTGTTCCGGCCCGTGAAACCGGGATGACGGCTTACGAGTTCCTGTTGTCGGAATCCCAGGAACGGATGTTGTTCGTGGTGAAGGCCGGCCGGGAGGACGCCTTGATGCAGCGCTTCCGTCGCTGGGGCCTGCAGGCGGCGGTTGTGGGCAAGGTGCTCCAGGAACCGATTGTGCGGGTGTTGCATCACGGTGCCGTCGCCGCTGAGGTGCCGGCCACGGCTCTTGCCGATGACACTCCAATCGAAAAACATGCCCTGTTGCAGGAGCCCCCGGCAGACCTTCAGGCGCTCTGGAGCTGGACCGAGCAGGAGCTTCCGGAGCTGAGTGATGCAGCGGCAGCCCTGCTTCAGCTTCTGGATGACCCCACCATTGCGAGTAAGCAGTGGGTTCACCGTCAGTACGACCAGCAGGTGCTGGCCAACACGGTGGTCTCGTCTGGAGCCGCTGATGCCGCCGTGGTGCGGTTGAGACCTCAGCAAGGCGATGGATCCATGGCCGGATCCAATCGTGGTGTTGCTGCCACGGTGGACTGCCCCAACCGTTGGGTTGCCCTGGATCCCGAACGCGGCGCTCAGGCGGCCGTTGCCGAAGCGGCACGCAACCTGAGTTGTGTGGGGGCGGAGCCCCTGGCGGTGACCGACAACCTCAATTTCCCGTCACCGGAAACACCCAAGGGCTTCTGGCAGCTGGCCATGGCCTGTCGCGGGATCTCCGATGCCTGCCGTGCCCTCAACACTCCCGTCACTGGAGGCAATGTCTCGCTCTACAACGAGACCAAACAGGACGACGGCACGATGCAACCGATCCACCCCACGCCGGTGATCGGCATGGTTGGTGGTGTGGATGACATCAGCCGTGTGACTGGCTTGGCCTGGCAACAGCCTGGCGATGCGATCTTCCTCATCGGTGTTCCCCCGGAGGATGGTGCCGATCCCAGCCTTGGTTTGGCCGGCAGTGCCTATCAGCAGCAGACCCTTGGCTCCTTGGCCGGACGACCGCCCAAGCCCGATCTTGCCCTCGAAGCAGCGGTGGGGCATTTGGTGCGTGAGGCCATTGCTCAAGGTTTGTTGGCCTCCGCCCACGATTGCAGTGATGGCGGCTTGGCCGTGGCGTTGGCCGAATCCTGCATCGCTTCTGATCTTGGCATCAGCGTGACCTTGTCCACAGGCTCAGCGCGCCTTGAGCGGGTTCTGTTCGCCGAAGGTGGCAGCCGGGTGATTGTGTCGGTGAATGCAGCATCCCTCCCTGCATGGGAGCAGTTGATCGGATCCAAGCCAGCGCTTTGCGTCACCCAGCTGGGCAGCGTGACTGCGGAGCCTCGATTGGTGATCCGATCCGAATCAGCCGTTCAGCTTGATCTTGAGGTGCAACGCTGTGCTGCTGTTTTCCGTGATGCGTTGCCCCGACGGATGCATTCGGAGTGA
- the purF gene encoding amidophosphoribosyltransferase: MCGIIGMFCVDSVNQQIYDNLLLLQHRGQDSAGIVTMDNHTFHVHKQRGRVREAFRTRDMRKLLGNAGIGHVRYATRGAAASEEEVQPFYVNAPYGITFVHNGNLTNTLQLEQDLFKIDRRHTNSTSDTEMLVNVLATEIQSQLTGRDLTPDQLFDAVASLHHRVQGSYAAIALIAGHGMLAFRDPYGIRPLILGRRLSDQGREEWIVASESLVIENSGYEIVRDVDPGEAVFIDADSNLHQRQCAESPRLIPCAFEYVYLARPDSVMNGISVYESRLRMGDRLAKTIAETLPAGDIDVVMPIPDSARPSAMQVAKQLGLEYREGFYKNRYVGRTFIMPGQAERKKSVRQKLNALGTEFAGKNVLIVDDSIVRGTTSREIVQMARSAGANKVTFTSAAPPVRYPNVYGINMPTRAELLAHGRTSEQISDVLGADHVVYQTVENLLESIVENTEIKDLEMSCFDGHYVTGGIDEDYFQWLEQNCRS; encoded by the coding sequence ATGTGCGGCATTATCGGAATGTTCTGTGTTGACTCGGTCAACCAACAGATCTACGACAATCTGCTTCTGCTTCAGCACCGCGGTCAGGACTCGGCAGGGATTGTCACGATGGACAATCACACCTTCCACGTGCACAAACAAAGGGGACGTGTGCGTGAAGCCTTTCGCACAAGAGACATGCGAAAGCTGCTGGGTAATGCTGGGATCGGTCACGTTCGTTATGCCACCCGTGGAGCTGCTGCGTCAGAAGAGGAAGTTCAGCCGTTCTATGTGAATGCCCCCTATGGCATCACTTTCGTTCACAATGGCAATCTCACCAACACCCTTCAGCTTGAGCAGGATCTGTTCAAGATTGATCGTCGTCACACCAATTCCACCAGCGATACGGAGATGCTGGTCAATGTGTTGGCCACGGAGATTCAATCCCAACTCACAGGACGTGATCTCACACCGGATCAGTTGTTTGATGCGGTGGCGTCACTTCATCACCGCGTTCAGGGCTCCTACGCGGCGATTGCTTTGATTGCGGGCCACGGAATGCTGGCCTTCCGGGATCCCTATGGAATTCGTCCCCTGATTCTCGGCAGGCGGTTGTCCGACCAGGGTCGTGAGGAGTGGATTGTCGCCAGCGAATCGCTTGTGATTGAAAACAGTGGTTACGAGATCGTTCGCGATGTTGATCCCGGCGAGGCGGTGTTCATCGACGCTGATTCGAACTTGCACCAGCGTCAGTGTGCTGAATCTCCTCGTTTGATTCCCTGTGCTTTTGAGTACGTGTATTTGGCGCGGCCGGATTCCGTTATGAACGGCATATCGGTGTACGAGTCGCGTCTACGGATGGGTGATCGTCTGGCTAAGACCATCGCTGAAACATTGCCGGCTGGTGATATTGATGTTGTGATGCCGATTCCTGATTCAGCCAGACCCTCGGCGATGCAGGTGGCCAAACAATTGGGTCTTGAGTATCGAGAAGGGTTTTATAAAAACCGCTATGTCGGCCGCACCTTCATCATGCCGGGTCAAGCTGAAAGGAAGAAGTCAGTGCGGCAGAAGCTCAATGCTCTCGGAACTGAATTCGCCGGGAAGAATGTTCTGATTGTCGACGATTCGATTGTTCGTGGAACAACATCCCGCGAGATTGTTCAGATGGCACGCAGCGCTGGTGCCAACAAGGTGACGTTCACTTCGGCTGCTCCACCGGTTCGCTATCCCAATGTTTATGGGATCAACATGCCAACCCGGGCGGAGCTCCTTGCCCACGGCCGAACCAGTGAGCAGATCTCAGATGTTCTCGGGGCTGATCATGTTGTTTATCAGACCGTTGAGAACCTGCTGGAAAGCATTGTGGAGAACACTGAGATCAAGGATCTCGAGATGTCTTGTTTTGATGGCCACTATGTGACCGGTGGAATCGACGAAGATTATTTCCAGTGGTTGGAGCAGAATTGCCGCTCCTGA